One part of the Humulus lupulus chromosome 9, drHumLupu1.1, whole genome shotgun sequence genome encodes these proteins:
- the LOC133801795 gene encoding uncharacterized protein LOC133801795 yields the protein MPGILRGIDTSCAKKYSDWKYDIKEHLTINGPQNRYGGCTDTQWQKAIDFFRRPEITKRSVVNKENRRKLKELSYGGSQSIPALRYKKRNLETGQLESIPDSWMDTHHKSGTGWVTETAKNTWEELRAYRDTQQTQATDTESSTPISSAPEDEDISLVQNVFGKRRGH from the exons atgcctgggatcttgagaggcattgatacttcgtgtgctaaaaagtattctgactggaagtacgatattaaagagcatttaacgattaatgggccacaaaatcgttatggtggttgcacggatacgcagtggcaaaaagcaattgattttttccgacgcccagaaattacg aaacgttctgtggtcaacaaggaaaatagaaggaaactgaaagagcttagctatggaggttctcagtcaatcccagccttacgctataaaaag cgcaatttagagactgggcaacttgagtccatcccggatagctggatggatactcaccataaatcaggcacagggtgggtgacagagacagccaaaaatacttgg gaggaattgcgtgcataccgcgacacacagcagacacaggcaactgatactgagagttccacaccaatttcgagtgcgcctgaagatgaagacatatctttggtacaaaatgtcttcggaaaacgacggggccactag